A genomic stretch from Candidatus Hydrogenisulfobacillus filiaventi includes:
- a CDS encoding conserved protein of unknown function (Evidence 4 : Unknown function but conserved in other organisms) — protein sequence MIRLVAVDLDGTLLNPAAQPHPKAMGYLRSLARAGTAVVLASGRSWRTVLEIQQRLGIVGPFIAHNGAYVHDTGTRLDLWTRTVPPEVTRRMFAWADAENLMLRAYLPIPHPVVFNRFTVEHLHRWYRPGDVVRPDAAAHLERGALEIFLLGDGEVDRMLNAFGPRGNGYELVVLPRGPLREVEVCAPGVDKLDGVRAVAAFYEVPASQVLAIGDGLNDVGVLRWAGLSVAVGRGVPEARAAADLVSPVEVEDPVSWALETAVAEGIRFAPARAAAGRAAELGRAGAV from the coding sequence ATGATCCGGCTTGTCGCAGTTGATCTCGACGGCACCCTGCTCAATCCGGCGGCACAACCGCACCCCAAGGCCATGGGCTACCTGCGATCCCTGGCCCGGGCGGGCACGGCGGTCGTGCTGGCCAGCGGCCGCAGCTGGCGCACGGTGTTGGAGATCCAGCAACGGCTGGGCATCGTCGGCCCCTTCATTGCCCACAACGGCGCCTATGTCCATGACACCGGCACCCGGCTCGATCTCTGGACCCGGACCGTTCCCCCGGAGGTCACCCGGCGCATGTTCGCCTGGGCCGATGCGGAAAACCTGATGCTGCGGGCCTACCTGCCTATCCCTCACCCCGTGGTCTTCAACCGCTTTACAGTGGAGCACCTGCACCGCTGGTACCGGCCGGGGGACGTGGTGCGGCCCGATGCCGCCGCCCATCTCGAGCGGGGGGCGCTCGAGATCTTCCTCCTGGGGGACGGGGAGGTGGACCGCATGCTGAACGCCTTCGGCCCCCGCGGCAACGGCTACGAGCTGGTGGTCCTGCCCCGCGGACCGCTGCGGGAGGTCGAGGTCTGCGCCCCCGGGGTCGACAAGCTGGACGGCGTGCGGGCGGTGGCCGCCTTTTATGAGGTGCCCGCCAGTCAGGTCCTGGCCATCGGGGACGGCCTCAACGACGTCGGGGTGCTGCGCTGGGCCGGCCTTTCGGTGGCAGTGGGGCGCGGGGTCCCCGAAGCGCGGGCCGCGGCCGACCTGGTCAGCCCGGTGGAGGTGGAGGACCCTGTCAGCTGGGCGCTCGAGACCGCCGTCGCGGAAGGCATCCGCTTCGCGCCCGCCCGGGCGGCGGCGGGACGGGCCGCGGAGCTGGGGCGGGCGGGGGCGGTTTAA
- the ymfH gene encoding putative processing protease (Evidence 3 : Putative function from multiple computational evidences; PubMedId : 22333191, 22720735; Product type e : enzyme), giving the protein MATAMETRELPAIGERVHTFGTAAGLQVAVVPRPGYRKTYATYATHYGSIDNRFVDPASGETVTVTDGIAHFLEHKMFEKEGGGDFFDDYARLGASANAYTDYTTTTYLFSTTAHVFENLEVLLRQLTRPYFTPANVEKEKGIIEQEIRMYWDMPGDRLHSNLMHALYREHPVRIDIAGTVESIRAITPDDLYRCHRTFYHPSNMRLLVIGDVDPAAVQETVLRHAEAAGPQPPIRRFYPEEPDAVEAERVERRMPVALPLFALGFKDPAAVRAGTDGQAGLRRDLVTGLMWALLLGRTSPLFRSLYEDGLINDRFGAHFSAGPGYATHVLSGETPDPAALEARLTDGLPTVPFTEEDLERKKRRELGEYVSLFQNPENLAYALNELWFRGIDPWSYPDLLAGITLDEVERRRREVLEQAGRAVSLILPEGAA; this is encoded by the coding sequence ATGGCGACGGCGATGGAAACCCGGGAACTGCCGGCGATCGGGGAGCGGGTCCACACCTTCGGGACCGCGGCCGGGCTGCAGGTGGCGGTGGTCCCGCGTCCGGGCTACCGCAAGACCTATGCCACCTATGCCACCCACTACGGATCCATCGACAACCGCTTTGTGGATCCGGCCAGCGGGGAGACGGTGACGGTGACCGACGGCATTGCCCATTTCCTGGAGCACAAGATGTTCGAAAAGGAAGGCGGCGGGGACTTTTTCGACGACTACGCCCGGCTGGGGGCGTCCGCCAACGCCTATACCGACTACACCACCACCACCTACCTGTTCTCGACCACGGCACATGTGTTCGAGAATCTGGAGGTGCTATTGCGCCAGCTGACGCGGCCCTATTTCACTCCTGCCAATGTGGAGAAGGAGAAGGGCATCATTGAGCAGGAGATCCGGATGTATTGGGACATGCCGGGGGATCGCCTGCACTCCAACCTCATGCATGCCCTCTATCGCGAACATCCGGTGCGCATCGACATCGCCGGTACGGTGGAATCCATCCGGGCCATCACTCCCGACGACCTCTACCGCTGTCACCGCACCTTCTATCATCCCAGCAACATGCGCCTGCTGGTGATCGGCGATGTGGACCCGGCGGCAGTCCAGGAGACGGTCCTGCGGCACGCCGAGGCGGCCGGGCCCCAGCCCCCCATCCGGCGCTTCTATCCTGAGGAGCCGGATGCAGTGGAGGCGGAGCGCGTGGAGCGCCGCATGCCGGTGGCGCTGCCCCTGTTTGCCCTCGGATTCAAGGATCCGGCGGCCGTGCGGGCCGGGACCGACGGACAGGCGGGCTTGCGCCGGGACCTGGTGACGGGCCTGATGTGGGCCCTGCTGCTGGGGCGGACCTCGCCGCTCTTCCGCTCCCTCTATGAGGACGGGCTCATCAACGACCGGTTCGGGGCGCACTTCAGCGCCGGGCCCGGCTATGCCACCCACGTTCTCTCCGGGGAGACCCCCGACCCGGCGGCGCTGGAGGCGCGCCTGACCGACGGCCTGCCCACGGTGCCGTTTACGGAGGAGGACCTGGAGCGCAAGAAGCGGCGGGAGCTGGGGGAGTATGTCAGCCTGTTCCAGAACCCGGAGAATCTGGCCTACGCCCTGAATGAGCTGTGGTTCCGGGGCATCGACCCCTGGTCGTATCCCGACCTGCTGGCGGGGATCACGCTCGACGAGGTGGAACGCCGCCGGCGGGAGGTGCTCGAGCAGGCCGGCCGCGCGGTCAGCCTCATCCTGCCGGAAGGGGCGGCTTAA
- a CDS encoding Zinc protease, whose translation MTAFAGEMREGRGWLAFPTRKFKTVTVQAVWVVPLTADTAALGALLPQVLRRATARWPDSTSLYAHLESLYGANFRADVGKVGGYQLLSFSLEVVDGQYLPGRPDTLGAALEFLEEVLHRPYAPDGHFDPAVVEQEKALLGRRIQALINDKGQYALQRLVETVADGRPFGLRKLGRAEDLPGITPERLWAFYRTTAEQAAVLVAVVGDVEPGRVEAALDRLGGRGPRNPVAPQAPYTPRLHGRWVEETADVNQGKLNLAYACGRNLAHPGYPALLLYTGILGAFPHSKLFINVRERASLAYYAYARLDPVLGMGLIGAGIETGNRDAARRIIAEQVEAMGEGRFTEEEQRLTVDAYLNEIRSEEDVPGQIIGRQLERWFAGGGPVGEDLAHALQAVDRAAIVDAARQVVFDAGYFLTRPSGGPAGAEEGKA comes from the coding sequence ATGACCGCATTCGCCGGGGAAATGCGGGAGGGACGGGGCTGGTTGGCCTTTCCCACCCGGAAGTTCAAGACGGTAACCGTGCAGGCGGTGTGGGTGGTGCCGCTTACGGCCGACACCGCTGCCCTGGGGGCCCTGCTGCCCCAGGTGCTGCGGCGGGCTACCGCCCGCTGGCCTGACAGCACCAGCCTGTATGCCCACTTGGAGTCCCTGTATGGCGCTAATTTCCGTGCCGATGTCGGCAAGGTGGGCGGCTACCAGCTCCTCTCCTTCAGCCTGGAGGTGGTGGACGGCCAGTATCTGCCCGGTCGTCCGGACACCCTGGGGGCGGCCCTGGAGTTCCTGGAGGAGGTGCTGCACCGCCCCTACGCCCCGGACGGGCACTTCGATCCGGCGGTGGTGGAGCAGGAGAAGGCGCTGCTGGGCCGGCGCATCCAGGCCCTCATCAACGACAAGGGCCAATATGCCCTGCAGCGCCTGGTGGAAACGGTAGCGGACGGCCGCCCCTTCGGCTTGCGCAAGCTGGGACGGGCGGAGGACCTGCCCGGCATCACCCCGGAGCGGCTATGGGCGTTCTACCGCACGACGGCGGAACAGGCGGCGGTGCTGGTGGCGGTGGTGGGGGACGTCGAGCCCGGGCGCGTGGAGGCCGCGTTGGACCGGCTGGGCGGCCGCGGGCCCCGCAACCCGGTGGCGCCGCAGGCACCTTATACGCCGCGGCTGCACGGACGTTGGGTGGAGGAGACCGCGGACGTCAACCAGGGCAAGCTCAACCTGGCCTATGCCTGCGGACGCAACCTGGCCCATCCCGGGTACCCGGCCCTTTTGCTCTACACCGGCATCCTCGGGGCCTTCCCGCATTCCAAGCTGTTCATCAACGTCCGCGAACGGGCCAGCCTGGCGTACTATGCCTATGCCCGTCTGGATCCCGTGCTCGGAATGGGGCTCATCGGAGCTGGCATCGAGACCGGCAACCGGGATGCCGCCCGCCGCATCATCGCGGAGCAGGTGGAGGCCATGGGGGAGGGGCGGTTCACGGAAGAGGAGCAGCGGCTGACGGTGGATGCCTACCTGAATGAGATCCGGTCCGAGGAGGACGTGCCGGGGCAGATCATCGGCCGGCAGCTGGAGCGGTGGTTCGCAGGCGGGGGACCGGTGGGGGAGGACCTGGCGCATGCGCTCCAGGCAGTGGACCGGGCCGCCATCGTCGACGCCGCCCGGCAGGTGGTGTTCGATGCCGGCTACTTCCTGACCCGGCCTTCGGGCGGGCCGGCGGGTGCGGAGGAGGGGAAGGCCTGA
- a CDS encoding Two-component system, OmpR family, sensor histidine kinase BaeS, translating to MRRSWSTRIAVGIWLLAVVALAGAVAFMAAGTTLLAAAGRPVWQAAVGAGSVVLLLAAGPVWWGARAMGRTLAADLPRILQWIDAAEGEHWEPLPVPEAGEWGELAYALNRMAARLALSSRQRDRFLASLAHELKTPLTVLAGNLEAIRSGVLQPDAARLAALDREVRRLGRLVDQLLLIESARNGQLPLHPAPYDARAQVEELLLRFQPLLETRQVRVETELAPVTVSADRDRLEQVLTNVFDNALRHTPAGGVIRLTLAPDGDGVAWAVEDSGPGIPPDLRDRVTEPFLRDPRSPGAGLGLAVAAALVTAHGGSLTVGTGKPGGARVSWRLPA from the coding sequence GTGCGCCGGAGCTGGTCCACCCGTATCGCCGTAGGCATCTGGCTGTTAGCGGTGGTGGCGCTGGCGGGGGCCGTGGCGTTCATGGCGGCGGGCACCACCCTGCTGGCTGCCGCGGGCCGTCCCGTGTGGCAGGCGGCTGTGGGCGCGGGTAGCGTGGTCCTGCTGCTGGCGGCCGGTCCGGTATGGTGGGGGGCGCGGGCCATGGGCCGCACCCTGGCAGCCGACCTGCCCCGCATCCTGCAATGGATCGACGCGGCGGAGGGGGAGCATTGGGAGCCCCTCCCCGTCCCGGAAGCGGGGGAATGGGGGGAGCTGGCCTATGCCCTCAACCGCATGGCCGCACGCCTGGCGTTGAGCAGCCGGCAGCGGGACCGCTTCCTGGCCAGCCTGGCCCATGAGCTGAAGACCCCGCTCACCGTCCTGGCCGGTAACCTGGAGGCCATCCGCAGCGGGGTGCTACAGCCGGACGCCGCCCGCCTGGCGGCCCTGGACCGGGAGGTCCGCCGCCTGGGGCGGCTGGTGGACCAGCTGCTGCTGATAGAATCCGCCCGCAACGGGCAGTTGCCCCTGCATCCGGCCCCCTACGATGCCCGGGCGCAGGTGGAGGAACTGCTGCTGCGCTTCCAGCCTTTGCTGGAGACCCGTCAGGTCCGGGTGGAGACGGAGCTGGCGCCGGTGACGGTGTCGGCCGATCGGGACCGCCTGGAGCAGGTGCTGACCAACGTGTTCGATAATGCCCTCCGGCACACCCCCGCCGGCGGGGTGATCCGGCTGACGCTGGCCCCGGACGGGGACGGCGTGGCCTGGGCAGTGGAGGACAGCGGGCCGGGAATCCCCCCGGATCTTCGGGACCGGGTCACCGAACCCTTCCTGCGCGATCCCCGCTCCCCGGGTGCCGGTCTGGGCCTGGCGGTGGCGGCGGCGCTGGTGACGGCTCACGGCGGCAGCCTTACCGTCGGCACCGGCAAGCCGGGCGGGGCCCGGGTCAGCTGGCGGCTGCCGGCCTAG
- the modD gene encoding Putative pyrophosphorylase ModD (Evidence 3 : Putative function from multiple computational evidences) has translation MIFTGTELDALLAEDVPATDLTTDLLGVGDGPARITYRARIPLVAAVGVAGGLLERLGARVTAHAAEGARLDPGQVLLAAEGTAAALHAGWRAAGIVLEYAAGIAGATRQLVEAAQAVRPEVAVVATRKAFPGGRKLAWAAVQAGGGRPHRLHLSETVLVFPQHLAFIGGLEGLVARLPALRRQVPGQRLLVEVEDPEAARYLAGRGVDGIQFDKLPPEVLRTLVPELRKRDPGLRLFAAGGIRAANAGAYAATGVDALVTSVMYHAPPADLAVSLEPR, from the coding sequence ATGATCTTTACCGGGACTGAACTGGATGCGCTGTTGGCGGAGGATGTCCCTGCCACGGATTTGACGACCGATCTGCTGGGCGTGGGGGACGGCCCCGCCCGCATCACCTACCGGGCCCGCATCCCGCTGGTGGCGGCGGTGGGCGTCGCGGGCGGCCTGCTGGAACGGCTGGGGGCCCGGGTGACGGCGCACGCGGCGGAAGGGGCCCGGCTGGATCCCGGCCAGGTGCTGCTGGCGGCGGAAGGGACGGCCGCCGCTCTACACGCGGGCTGGCGGGCGGCGGGCATCGTCCTGGAATATGCCGCCGGTATTGCCGGGGCCACCCGCCAGCTGGTGGAGGCCGCGCAGGCCGTGCGTCCGGAGGTGGCGGTCGTAGCCACCCGCAAGGCGTTTCCCGGCGGGCGCAAGCTGGCCTGGGCGGCCGTGCAGGCCGGGGGCGGCCGGCCGCACCGCCTGCACCTGTCGGAAACGGTGCTGGTGTTCCCGCAGCATCTGGCCTTCATCGGCGGACTGGAGGGGCTCGTCGCCCGCCTGCCCGCTCTCCGCCGGCAGGTGCCCGGTCAGCGGCTGCTGGTGGAGGTGGAAGACCCGGAGGCGGCCCGTTACCTGGCCGGGCGGGGGGTGGACGGCATCCAGTTCGACAAGCTGCCGCCGGAGGTACTGCGGACCCTGGTGCCCGAGCTGCGGAAACGGGATCCTGGTTTGCGGCTGTTTGCAGCCGGGGGAATCCGAGCCGCCAACGCCGGCGCTTACGCGGCCACAGGCGTGGATGCCCTGGTGACCAGTGTGATGTATCATGCCCCGCCGGCCGACCTCGCCGTCAGTCTCGAACCCCGCTGA
- a CDS encoding protein of unknown function (Evidence 5 : Unknown function) — translation MISPRARRICRMASGSSAGGPGRGGRLSRNHHQSAPPTPPRNRSQKTPIIPHIHPIHPGIPLPPPFLCCVQSNPGTVTRAWRAGHARMTAGARLDRAGSGQVCWPQSRKHPDLGVRAA, via the coding sequence GTGATCTCCCCCCGGGCTAGGCGGATCTGCAGGATGGCCAGCGGATCGTCCGCCGGCGGGCCCGGGCGAGGCGGGCGGCTGTCCCGGAACCACCACCAGAGCGCCCCGCCCACCCCGCCCAGGAACAGGAGCCAGAAAACGCCCATCATCCCCCACATCCATCCCATCCATCCGGGCATTCCGCTGCCGCCCCCTTTCCTCTGCTGTGTCCAGTCTAACCCCGGCACGGTGACACGGGCATGGCGGGCGGGTCACGCCCGCATGACAGCCGGCGCCCGGCTTGACCGGGCCGGATCGGGTCAGGTATGCTGGCCGCAATCCCGTAAGCATCCGGACCTGGGGGTGAGGGCGGCATGA
- a CDS encoding putative Phosphate regulon transcriptional regulatory protein PhoB (Evidence 3 : Putative function from multiple computational evidences) — MAAPPLLWVIDDDPGVVDLVAAYGAMTGWRVAGFGALGPAMARLGAGEQPAVVVLDWNLPDASDGIAALMALKARTDAPVVLLTVNDREADVIRALSEGADDYVVKPFSPGELMARLGAVYRRAAPAAAGERLGSADLLLDRSARQVWQGGRALALSTLEFDLLWTLAAHPGRVWTREELLDRIWGDAGEAFDRAVDTAVVRLRRKLGDHAEACRYIETVRGVGYRWCAGAGPPVSP, encoded by the coding sequence ATGGCCGCGCCGCCCCTCCTGTGGGTGATTGATGACGACCCGGGCGTCGTCGACCTGGTGGCCGCTTACGGGGCCATGACCGGGTGGCGGGTAGCGGGGTTCGGGGCCCTCGGGCCCGCCATGGCCCGCCTGGGGGCGGGGGAGCAGCCGGCGGTGGTGGTGCTGGACTGGAACCTGCCCGACGCCTCGGATGGCATCGCCGCCCTGATGGCGCTCAAGGCGCGCACCGACGCGCCGGTGGTGCTGTTGACGGTCAACGACCGCGAGGCGGACGTCATCCGCGCGTTGTCCGAGGGTGCCGACGACTACGTCGTAAAGCCCTTCAGCCCCGGGGAACTGATGGCGCGCCTGGGGGCGGTGTACCGGCGGGCGGCGCCGGCCGCCGCCGGGGAACGCTTGGGCAGTGCCGACCTGCTGCTGGACCGCAGTGCCCGTCAGGTATGGCAGGGAGGGCGGGCCCTGGCTCTGAGCACCCTGGAGTTTGACCTGCTTTGGACCCTGGCCGCCCACCCCGGCCGGGTCTGGACCCGCGAGGAGCTGCTTGACCGCATCTGGGGAGACGCCGGCGAGGCCTTTGACCGGGCGGTCGATACCGCCGTGGTGCGCCTGCGCCGCAAGCTGGGGGATCACGCCGAGGCCTGCCGCTACATCGAAACGGTCCGGGGGGTGGGGTACCGCTGGTGCGCCGGAGCTGGTCCACCCGTATCGCCGTAG
- a CDS encoding protein of unknown function (Evidence 5 : Unknown function): MPGWMGWMWGMMGVFWLLFLGGVGGALWWWFRDSRPPRPGPPADDPLAILQIRLARGEITPEEYETVRRLLLRDHPGRGGRPPAGS; the protein is encoded by the coding sequence ATGCCCGGATGGATGGGATGGATGTGGGGGATGATGGGCGTTTTCTGGCTCCTGTTCCTGGGCGGGGTGGGCGGGGCGCTCTGGTGGTGGTTCCGGGACAGCCGCCCGCCTCGCCCGGGCCCGCCGGCGGACGATCCGCTGGCCATCCTGCAGATCCGCCTAGCCCGGGGGGAGATCACGCCGGAGGAATACGAAACCGTGCGCCGGCTGCTGCTACGCGACCATCCCGGCCGCGGCGGCCGTCCGCCCGCCGGATCCTAG
- the ftsH gene encoding ATP-dependent cytoplasmic membrane protease (Evidence 2a : Function from experimental evidences in other organisms; PubMedId : 9076729, 9084181, 9287010, 9352926, 10851010, 10913836, 12533473, 24001521, 22720735; Product type e : enzyme), giving the protein MTKRWVRAVVSFGLLALFIATLVVLMGGQRGTGPARESYSQLLRLASAHQVAKATLDTSNNQVQAVTVDGKAFVTTFPPGTEPALANTLTNDKVTVTVQPPATSSFWIGFLSSWFPFLVLFVFLYYIMSQSQTGGGRVLQFGKTRARLQTDDRRRVTFDDVAALDEEKQELNEIVDFLRYPKKYLELGARIPKGVLLFGPPGTGKTLLARAVAGEAGVPFFSDSGSDFVEMFVGVGAARVRDLFDQAKKNAPCIIFIDEIDAVGRMRGAGYGGGHDEREQTLNQLLVEMDGFGVNEGIIVIAATNRPDVLDPALLRPGRFDRQITVHAPDVKGRKAILEVHTRNKPLGPDVDLETIARRTPGFTGADLANLANEAALLAARRRSRVIEMADFEEAAERVMAGPEKRSRVMIEREKLAVAFHESGHTLVGMLVPHGDPVHKVTIVPRGMAMGYTMPLPEEDRYLVTRDEILDQVAMALGGRAAEELVFGEVSTGAQNDLEKSTNMVRRMITEYGMSDELGPMTYGQRQDQVFLGRDLMRERDYGEEVASAIDREVRRIVMEQYARAKHILLSHRLILNRLALALIEKETLLADDLEAIVRPALG; this is encoded by the coding sequence GTGACGAAGCGGTGGGTGCGGGCAGTCGTCAGTTTCGGGCTCTTGGCGCTGTTTATTGCAACCCTGGTAGTCCTCATGGGCGGACAGCGGGGTACGGGCCCGGCACGGGAGTCCTACAGTCAGCTCCTGCGGCTGGCCTCTGCCCACCAGGTGGCCAAGGCCACGCTGGACACCAGCAACAACCAGGTGCAGGCCGTCACCGTGGACGGCAAGGCCTTTGTCACCACCTTTCCGCCGGGCACTGAGCCTGCACTGGCCAACACCCTGACCAACGATAAGGTGACGGTGACGGTGCAGCCGCCCGCCACCAGTTCCTTCTGGATCGGTTTCCTGTCCAGCTGGTTCCCCTTCCTGGTGCTGTTCGTGTTCCTGTACTACATCATGAGCCAGAGCCAGACCGGGGGCGGGCGGGTACTACAGTTCGGCAAGACCCGGGCCCGTCTGCAGACCGATGACCGCCGCCGGGTCACCTTCGACGATGTGGCGGCCCTGGACGAGGAGAAGCAGGAACTCAACGAGATTGTGGACTTCCTGCGTTATCCCAAGAAGTACCTGGAACTGGGCGCCCGCATCCCCAAGGGGGTGCTGCTCTTCGGGCCGCCCGGGACCGGCAAGACCCTGTTGGCGCGGGCGGTAGCCGGGGAGGCCGGGGTCCCCTTCTTCTCGGACAGCGGGTCGGACTTTGTGGAGATGTTCGTGGGCGTGGGCGCGGCCCGGGTGCGGGACCTTTTCGATCAGGCCAAGAAGAATGCCCCCTGTATCATTTTTATCGACGAGATTGACGCCGTGGGCCGCATGCGCGGCGCCGGCTACGGCGGCGGCCACGACGAGCGGGAGCAGACCCTGAACCAGCTGCTGGTTGAGATGGACGGCTTCGGGGTGAACGAAGGGATTATCGTCATCGCCGCTACCAACCGGCCTGACGTGCTTGACCCCGCGCTGCTGCGGCCCGGCCGCTTCGACCGCCAGATCACGGTGCATGCCCCCGATGTGAAGGGGCGCAAGGCCATCCTGGAGGTGCACACCCGCAACAAGCCCCTGGGTCCCGATGTGGACCTGGAGACCATCGCCCGCCGGACCCCCGGTTTCACGGGAGCCGACCTGGCCAACCTGGCCAATGAGGCGGCCTTGCTGGCCGCCCGCCGGCGCTCACGGGTGATTGAGATGGCGGACTTCGAGGAGGCGGCTGAACGCGTGATGGCCGGTCCCGAGAAGCGGTCGCGGGTGATGATCGAGCGCGAGAAGCTGGCGGTGGCCTTCCACGAATCGGGGCATACCCTGGTCGGCATGCTGGTGCCGCATGGGGATCCGGTGCACAAGGTGACCATCGTGCCGCGTGGGATGGCCATGGGGTACACCATGCCCCTACCGGAGGAGGACCGCTACCTGGTGACACGGGACGAGATCCTGGACCAGGTGGCCATGGCCTTGGGCGGGCGGGCGGCCGAGGAGCTGGTCTTCGGGGAGGTGTCCACGGGGGCCCAGAACGACCTCGAGAAATCTACCAATATGGTCCGGCGCATGATCACCGAATACGGCATGTCCGATGAGCTGGGGCCGATGACCTACGGGCAGCGGCAGGACCAGGTGTTCCTGGGCCGTGACCTCATGCGCGAGCGCGACTACGGGGAGGAGGTGGCCTCGGCCATCGACCGGGAGGTGCGGCGCATCGTCATGGAGCAATACGCGCGTGCCAAGCACATCCTCCTGAGCCACCGGCTCATCCTGAACCGCTTGGCGCTGGCCCTGATCGAGAAGGAAACCCTGCTCGCGGACGACCTCGAGGCCATCGTGCGTCCCGCCCTGGGGTAA
- a CDS encoding protein of unknown function (Evidence 5 : Unknown function), translating to MMQQSEAAGALRAALEAALAREGVAYLWGEPGVAGRLAAEVQGPPHGMAVHGGLEQEARPSRYLVPAGPGAPVRLLWGAEPPARLRLRDPGWPAAGPPPAFGLPLPETAAVAAWLAAWGKPEGTGPAPEWWALTGGHPQALERLAAAATHWRRVAVPRHPRLGRVDPAMRIGFLVEHLLHPGSRRLAWRPGGRDPLDQALAALLWLPAVDGPGLAGLIGSRTAAEAWRELEALPVVQRYGAGAVGLRAGFRRQVLPYAFRVRPWTLERLRRRALAFCLAQLEEGPAASVARWCLALAAAEAAFGGPAGLRAGRGGPLSVPGGEGLAWLAPGWQPGLEGLLVRRCPRHLWVLREAPGAVAAWAAGGGRGRTFTVRAWVLARPEPALLWHLGLTLARAWLDREGVWSPAGPEEGDPLQAVWGRLGFRPERRGWAIDLSGPRRLAWLRALAPVPAPDREEGAWAELGRQALAWLRDPAADGAELGRMLAGVAPPALVRAWVRDTWTAPDWDADPEGHRMLLAYDLEGLGPHRELARTLHWSRASYYRRRRQALARLGRALLLAGP from the coding sequence GTGATGCAGCAGTCGGAGGCGGCAGGCGCCTTGCGGGCCGCCTTAGAGGCGGCCCTGGCCCGGGAGGGGGTTGCTTATCTGTGGGGGGAACCGGGTGTAGCCGGGCGGCTGGCGGCGGAGGTGCAGGGACCGCCGCACGGGATGGCCGTCCACGGCGGACTGGAGCAGGAGGCGCGCCCATCTCGGTATCTGGTACCGGCGGGACCCGGGGCCCCGGTCCGCCTGCTCTGGGGGGCGGAACCCCCGGCCCGTCTCCGGTTGCGGGACCCGGGCTGGCCGGCCGCGGGACCGCCCCCGGCCTTCGGCCTGCCCCTACCGGAAACCGCCGCGGTGGCCGCCTGGCTGGCCGCCTGGGGCAAGCCGGAGGGGACCGGCCCCGCCCCGGAATGGTGGGCGCTGACGGGCGGACATCCCCAGGCCCTGGAGCGTCTGGCGGCGGCCGCGACCCATTGGCGGCGGGTGGCGGTTCCCCGGCATCCGCGGTTGGGGCGGGTGGACCCGGCCATGCGCATCGGATTCCTGGTGGAGCACCTGTTGCACCCCGGTTCCCGTCGTCTGGCCTGGCGGCCGGGCGGTCGCGATCCCCTGGACCAGGCGCTAGCAGCCCTGTTGTGGCTGCCGGCGGTGGATGGGCCCGGCCTGGCGGGGTTGATCGGCAGCCGGACGGCTGCCGAGGCCTGGCGGGAGCTGGAGGCGCTGCCGGTGGTCCAGCGGTATGGTGCCGGGGCGGTGGGGCTCCGGGCCGGCTTCCGGCGCCAAGTGCTGCCCTACGCCTTCCGCGTCCGGCCCTGGACCTTGGAGCGGTTGCGCCGCCGGGCCTTGGCCTTCTGCCTGGCCCAGCTGGAGGAGGGGCCGGCCGCTTCCGTGGCGCGTTGGTGCCTGGCGCTGGCTGCGGCCGAGGCGGCTTTTGGCGGTCCCGCGGGGTTGCGGGCCGGGCGGGGCGGTCCCCTTTCCGTCCCCGGCGGGGAGGGGCTGGCCTGGCTGGCACCCGGCTGGCAGCCGGGGTTGGAAGGACTCCTGGTCCGGCGCTGTCCCCGGCACCTCTGGGTGCTGCGGGAGGCGCCGGGGGCGGTGGCCGCGTGGGCAGCTGGCGGCGGCCGCGGCCGGACCTTTACCGTGCGGGCCTGGGTATTGGCCCGCCCGGAACCGGCTCTGCTCTGGCACCTTGGCCTGACCCTGGCTCGGGCCTGGCTGGACCGGGAGGGCGTGTGGAGCCCGGCCGGCCCTGAGGAGGGGGATCCGCTGCAGGCAGTCTGGGGACGGCTGGGGTTCCGGCCTGAACGGCGGGGCTGGGCCATCGACCTCAGCGGGCCCCGACGCCTGGCCTGGCTGCGGGCGCTGGCGCCGGTCCCGGCGCCGGACCGGGAGGAAGGGGCGTGGGCGGAGCTGGGGCGGCAGGCCCTGGCCTGGCTGCGGGACCCGGCGGCGGACGGGGCGGAGCTGGGGCGGATGCTGGCCGGGGTGGCGCCACCGGCCCTGGTACGGGCCTGGGTGCGGGATACCTGGACCGCCCCCGACTGGGACGCCGACCCCGAGGGGCACCGCATGCTGCTGGCGTATGACCTGGAAGGCCTGGGCCCGCACCGGGAACTGGCCCGCACCCTGCACTGGTCCCGGGCCAGTTATTACCGGCGGCGCCGGCAGGCCCTGGCCCGGCTGGGCCGGGCATTGCTGCTGGCCGGCCCGTGA